One Rhododendron vialii isolate Sample 1 chromosome 2a, ASM3025357v1 genomic region harbors:
- the LOC131315891 gene encoding pentatricopeptide repeat-containing protein At5g66520-like isoform X1, which produces MYSKCGRIEVALQVFSSLEEKNLQSWTIMISGVADHGRGEDAISLFTQMEENGLKPDSLSFSGILSACSHLGLVEEGKRYFDQMVNTYGIKSTMEHYGCMIDMLGRAGMIEEAYRVIKSMPMEPNSVILRSFIGASKNHEDVICLDENLRKLLLQIEPDLGANYILAARVSSVSENWNDVASLRDAMKGRRLKKAPGCSWVEVDSASSGEIIQPAVG; this is translated from the coding sequence ATGTACTCGAAATGTGGACGCATAGAGGTAGCTTTACAAGTTTTCAGTTCCTTGGAAGAAAAGAATTTGCAGTCTTGGACTATCATGATATCTGGTGTTGCAGATCATGGCCGCGGGGAAGATGCTATTTCCTTGTTTAcccaaatggaagaaaatggCCTAAAACCTGACAGCTTGTCGTTTTCTGGAATCCTTAGTGCATGCAGCCATTTGGGCCTTGTTGAGGAGGGCAAAAGGTATTTTGATCAGATGGTGAACACATATGGTATAAAGTCGACAATGGAGCATTATGGATGCATGATCGATATGCTTGGAAGAGCTGGGATGATTGAAGAAGCTTATAGAGTAATCAAGAGCATGCCAATGGAACCCAACTCCGTTATTCTCAGGAGCTTCATTGGTGCATCTAAAAATCATGAGGATGTCATTTGTTTGGATGAAAATCTGAGGAAGCTTCTGCTTCAAATCGAGCCTGACCTTGGAGCAAACTATATACTTGCTGCGCGTGTTTCGTCCGTGTCTGAAAATTGGAACGATGTTGCGAGTTTGAGAGATGCCATGAAAGGAAGACGTTTAAAGAAAGCTCCGGGATGCAGTTGGGTGGAAGTGGACAGTGCTTCTTCTGGTGAGATTATTCAACCAGCTGTAGGGTAA
- the LOC131315891 gene encoding pentatricopeptide repeat-containing protein At1g05750, chloroplastic-like isoform X2: MWTHRDHGRGEDAISLFTQMEENGLKPDSLSFSGILSACSHLGLVEEGKRYFDQMVNTYGIKSTMEHYGCMIDMLGRAGMIEEAYRVIKSMPMEPNSVILRSFIGASKNHEDVICLDENLRKLLLQIEPDLGANYILAARVSSVSENWNDVASLRDAMKGRRLKKAPGCSWVEVDSASSGEIIQPAVG, translated from the exons ATGTGGACGCATAGAG ATCATGGCCGCGGGGAAGATGCTATTTCCTTGTTTAcccaaatggaagaaaatggCCTAAAACCTGACAGCTTGTCGTTTTCTGGAATCCTTAGTGCATGCAGCCATTTGGGCCTTGTTGAGGAGGGCAAAAGGTATTTTGATCAGATGGTGAACACATATGGTATAAAGTCGACAATGGAGCATTATGGATGCATGATCGATATGCTTGGAAGAGCTGGGATGATTGAAGAAGCTTATAGAGTAATCAAGAGCATGCCAATGGAACCCAACTCCGTTATTCTCAGGAGCTTCATTGGTGCATCTAAAAATCATGAGGATGTCATTTGTTTGGATGAAAATCTGAGGAAGCTTCTGCTTCAAATCGAGCCTGACCTTGGAGCAAACTATATACTTGCTGCGCGTGTTTCGTCCGTGTCTGAAAATTGGAACGATGTTGCGAGTTTGAGAGATGCCATGAAAGGAAGACGTTTAAAGAAAGCTCCGGGATGCAGTTGGGTGGAAGTGGACAGTGCTTCTTCTGGTGAGATTATTCAACCAGCTGTAGGGTAA